The Bradyrhizobium guangxiense genomic sequence GGGCCAGCGCCTTCACGCCGACAGCGGTTGCGAAGCAGAGGCTCACACCGCCTCGACCGGCGCCGGCGGACGCTGCCGCCATTGCCACAGCACGATCGCCGCAGCGAGCACAAAGCCCGCGGTGTCGCTGAACGGGAATTCGCCGAGCAGGCAGAACGCGGCGCCGAGTGCAACCAGGCGCTCGATCAGCGTCAGCCGCGTGAACAGGAAGCCGATCGCCACCGTGCCGAACAGGCCGATCGCCACCAGTGCCTTCAGGCCCGCCAGCGCCACCGCGCCGTAGAAGCCGAGCTTGGCCGCCATGGGATCGCCGGCTTGCAGCATCAAGGCCGGAGAATAGACGAAGATGAAGGGGATGACGTAGCCGGCGAGCGCGATGCGCATCGCCTCCCAGCCGATCTTGTCCGGGTTCTCCTTCGCGATCGGCGCCGCCGCGAGCGCGGCAAGCGCCACCGGCGGCGAGAGGTCGGCCATGATGCCGTAGTAGAACGCGAACATGTGGCTCGCGATCAGCGGCACCCCAAGCTTGGCCAGCGCGGGCGCGGCGAGCGCGGCGGTGATGATGTAGGTCGGGATGGTCGGAATGCCGGTGCCGAGCAGGATCGACAGCAACATGGTCATGATCAGCGCCAGGAACAGGCTCTTCTCGCCGAGCCCGATCACCCACCCGCCGAAGATGGTGCCGACGCCGGTCTGCGACATCATTCCGATGATGACGCCGACGATGGCGCAGGCCATGCCGACGGTGATGGCGGATTTCGCGCTCTCGGCCAGCGCGTCGCGGCAGGCCCGCAGCGCCGCAATGCCGCCGCGGACGAAGGCGGTGATCACGATCAATCCGACGACGACGCAAGCGACCGGCACGATCTGAAGGCCGTCGCGCGACAGTGCGGCGACGACGAGCGCAAGGCCGATCCAGAAGATGTAGCGGACGACCGTCGCCGAAACGCCCGCCGTGATGCTGGTCCCCAGGATCAGCGCCACCGTCAGCGCGAGGCCCATGCTGCCGGCATAGAGCGGCGTGAAGCCCTCGAACAACATGTAGACCAGCGCGGCGAGCGGCAGCACGAGGTACCAGCGCGTCACCAGCGCCTTCCAGGCGCTCGGGATCTGCGAGCGCTTCATGCCGACGAGACCGTGCTTGCCGGCTTCCAGATGCACCATCCAGAAGGCCGATGCGAAATAGAGGATCGCAGGGATCGCCGCCGCCTTGACGATCTCCGAATATTGCACGCCGAGCGTCTCCGCCATGATGAAGGCGACCGCGCCCATCACCGGCGGCATGATCTGGCCGCCCATCGAGGCCGTGGCCTCGACGCCGGCCGCGAAAGCGCGGCGGTAGCCGAACTTGATCATCAGGGGAATCGTGAACTGGCCGACGGTGACCACATTGGCGACGCCGGAGCCGGAGATCGTGCCCATCATGCCCGAGGCGAACACCGCGACCTTGGCCGGTCCGCCGCGCGTCTTGCCGAACAAGCCGAGCGAGACGTCGGTGAACAGCTGGATCATGCCGGCGCGCTCCAGGAACGAGCCGAACAGAATGAACAGGAAAATGTAGGTCGCCGAGACGTAGATCGGCACGCCGTAGAAGCCTTCGGTGCCGAACGACAGATGCGTGATGATCTGGTCGAAGTCGTAACCGCGGTGATTGAGCGGCGACGGCAGGTATTGGCCGAAGAACCAGTAGACGAGGCAGGCGCCGCACATCAGCGGCAGCGCCGCGCCCATCAGGCGCCGCGTGCCTTCGAAGATCAGCACCGCCAGCAGCGTGCCGACCACGAGATCGAGCCGCGTCGGATCACCGTCGCGCGCGATCAGGTCGGCGTAGAAGATCCACTGATAGAGGCCGCAGAAGAAGCCGGCGCCGCCGATCACCCAGCCGAGCGCGCGGCCGAAATTGCTCTTGGCGGTGAAATTGGCGATCAGGCCGAAGGTGAGGAGAACGAGGAAGCCGACATGGACGCCGCGCACCACCTGGCTCGGCAGATAGTTGAAGGCGGCGACATAGAGCTGGAAGGTGGCAAAGGCGATGCCGATCCAATAAGCGAGCGCGCCCCACCCGCCCGGACCGAATCCTTCCGGGAAACCGTGCTCGAAATTGTCGAACTCGACCTTGACCTTCTCGGGCGCAGCTTCGGTGCCCTCTGCCTGCAACATCGATATGTCCCCGCCCTGAAATCGTCATGCCCGGGCTTGACCCGGGCGTTCACTCACTTCGTCATTCCGGGGCGGCTCGTAAGAGCCGAACCCGGAATCTCGAGATTCCGGGTTCGATGCTTCGCATCGCCCCGGAATGACGGATGAAGTGGATTACTTGATCAGCCCTTTTTCCTTGTAATAGCGGATCGCGCCGGGATGCAGCGGAACCGGGCTGCCGCTGGCCGCCGTCTCGAGCTTGATCTCCTTGCCGGCCGCATGCGCGTTGGCGAGTTCCGGCAGCGACTCATAGACCAGCTTGGTCATCTGGTAGGCGAGATCGTCCGACACGGCCGAGCTGGTGACGAGGTAGTTGACGACGGCAGCGGTCGGCACGTCCTTGTCTTGGCCGGTATAGGTGTTGGCCGGAATGACCGCGGAGATGAAGGGCGGGCCGATCTTGTCGACGGTCTCCTTCGGCACCGACACCACCGTGATCGGGCTCGAGGTCGACAGGTCCTTCAGCGAGGCGACGCCGAGGCCGGCCGATTGCAGCGTCGCTGCGAGTTGGCGGTTCTTCATGAGATCGACGGATTCGGCGAACGGCAGATATTCGACCTTGCCGAGATCCTTGTAGCTCATGCCGGCCGCGCTGAGGATCGCGCGCGAGTTCAGCTCCGTGCCCGACTTCGGCGCACCGACAGAGAGGCTCTTGCCCTTGAGGTCGGCCAGCGTCTTGATGCCGCTATCCGCGGTGGCGACGATCTGGATGTAGTTCGGATAGATCGCGCCGATGGTGCGCAGCTTGTCGAGCTTGGTCTTGAAGCCCGCCTCCTCCTCGCCGTCCCAGGCGGCCTTCAGCGAGTCGCCCAGCGTGAACGCCAGCTCGCCGCGGCCCTGCTGCAGCAGGATCAAATTCTCGACCGACGCCTTGGTGGCCTGCACCTGCGTCTTCACGTTCGGAATCTTGTCGCCGTAGATTTTTCCGATCGCGACCCCGAGCGGATAGTAGACGCCGGAGGTGCCGCCGGTCAGCACGTTGATGAAGGATTGCGCCTGCGCGCAAGGTGCCGACGCCGCCAGAGCAAGAGCCGCGGCCACGCCAAAAATGGTCCGTTTCATGATTTTCTATACTCCCCAAACCGCGGCGAAATTGGCCGGATGAGGCGGGCGGGGCAACCCATCCAAAAGGCAAAACAGGACTGCGGCCGATCCGGCTCTATTTTGGGGAACTTGAGGGCTGCGGCGACGTGGCGCAGCGTGGACGATCGCATAGGCGTGGACCAGGGCACCGAGAGTACCCACTCCGTCATGGCCAGGCTTGTGCCGGCCATCCACGCCTTTCCACGTAGCACGTGGATGCCCGGGCCTTCGCCTCGCGAAGCGGCTTCGGCCGCGCAGGCGGGACAAGCCCGGGCATGACGACCTCCGCTGAATGTTCAAATGCGATTGTGCTGCCCGCAAGCGGGGAGAGGCATCCTCACTGGAACGTCATGTCCAGGCACTTGGAGATGTCGGAGCCGAGGCCGGAGGAGATGATGATGCAGCCGCGCACCTTCTGCGCGCCGACGTCGGCGGCCCACACCGAATAGCCGCCGGGACCGAAGAACGAGTTGGTGTTCGGCGGCTCGGTCTCGGTGGCGTCGAAATCATACTTGCCGTCGACCTCGAAGACCCGCGGCTTCTTGGTGCAGCCGCCGTCGGTCTGGACGTTGATGACTTCCTTGTTGTCGCGGGTCAGCGCCAGCGAAACCTGGCAGCGGAAATATTCCGAGGTCTTGGTGTTGAAGAGATAGGTGTAGGACTTGCAGGTCGCCGTGTTCAGCTTGCCCGGGGCAAGGCCGCGGCTGCACGAGATGCGTTGGTTGTGGCTGAGCTGGTAGTCATCGGCCCGGGCGGCCGGCGCCAGCGCCGTCAACGACAATGCAGCAGCCCAGCAAAGTTTGATCACATGGCGCATCCGAATCATCCCCACCAATAATTTTGTCGAGTTGCGTTCTAGACGGAAAGCGGAACATAGTCGCGAGGGGACGAAGGGAAAATCACAAACTGCTGGGCAAGACGTGAAGCGCTGCGGCGCTTTCGCAAATTGACCGGGGCACACCGTTCGTGATTTGTTCAAGCCGACGCTCCCAACGACGGGGAGGATGGGATCATGGCATTTTCAACGAAGGCATTTGCACTTGTTTCGGTTGCAATCGTAACGCTGCTTGGCGCGTTCGCCGCGCCCGCATGCGCGCAAACCACGGCAACCCCGTGGGAGCTCAAACCCGACATGGGCTATGCCTATGACCGGGAGGGCAAGACCTATTCCTACAAGATGGGCACCAGCAATGCCGGCGAGCTCCTGAAGGGCGCCAAGAAGGTGCCGAGGGGCACCCTGTTCTTCATCGGCCATAACGGCCAGCTCTACATGCGCAGCGGCCCCTATCTCGAAGGCGACGGCAAGTTCAAGTTCGGGCCGGATCAGTAGAAGCTTGATTGGGCTGGCGGGAGATTGCAGAGTCACACACTCGGTGTCATCACCCGCGAAGGCGGGTGATGACACCGAGTGTGTGGCGGGCAAGGGCTAAAACGCGCCCGCCAATTCCCGCGCACCGGGCTTGCCGCTGTTGGCGTCCATCCGCTCATCCGTCACGGCAAGCAGCTTGGCCACCGTGTTGTGGCGGATCGCGACCGGGGTGCGCTCGTAGCCGCCGCGCTGGAAGAAGTTCGAGGTCGGCACCTGCTCGCGCATCGCCTGCGGCATCGTCACCATGTCGAGCCCGGTGCCGTCGCCGGTGAGGTTCATCATCTCGAGCTCGGCGGCGGTCAGCGGACGGGTGTAGCCCTTGGCGCGGGCGAACAGCACCGAGGTCAGCAGCTTGTGGGTCTGCAGCATCGGACCGACATCGATGTCCAGCACCATGGCATGCATGGCCCAGCCCTGCGCCGTGTTGCCGATCTTCTCGTGCTCCGACCAGGTGTCGGGCACCGACTTGGCATGCGCCACCATCTTCTTCAGAACAGCGAGCTTGTGCTCGAGCGACTGGCGCGCCGGTCCCGACATGCGCGCCACCTTCTCGGAGAGCGCACGAACGAGCTCATGACCCTGCTCGGCGAGCAGCTCGACGCTGTTGGTGGTCAGGAGCTGGTTGTAGCCTATCGCGGTCGAGATCGCGCGTTTGCCGCCATGCTCGATTCCCGCCTGCACGTCGTGGCTGCCGGTACCGCCGGTCTCGAACGAATAGACCCGCACGGCCTGCTCGCGCGTCAGTCCGGAGGCGAGCGCGTAGCGCGCATAGGCGCGCTTGAACTCGAGCTCGCTTGTGGGGCGCTGCGGCGTGAACTGGTAGAGCTCCTGCGCCGCGCGCAGGAAATCGGCAACCACGGGAATAGGCTTGCGGGGCGGCCGGTCCGGCGTTTCCTCCGGTTCGGGATTCACCGGCTTCTTCGGCCCGGTGTAAAGCGGCGGATGCTCCAGCACGTAATCATCCAGCGTGATCTGCTGCCCGCTGCGCCGCTTGGCGTTGCGGCCTTTCCGCTTCTCCGAGATCTGGCTCCAATAGGCGCCCGCCTCGGCGTCGAAGGCCGCGCGCGCCGCCTGGTACTCCGCGAGCTTGCGGCGATATTCGAGCACGGCGGGCGACGCGCCCGCGCCTTGCGGAAAGAACTGCGACAGCAACTGCGCATTGGCATTGCGGACGGCCGGTGGCAGCGCGTCGGCTTCACCGCCGCTTGCGGCGGGCGTGATCAGGGCCAGCGCAAGTGGAACCAACGCCCATGTGTTTCGAATCGATCGATGCATGCCGCCCTCTTAGCAGGCATCCGGTAACCGTCACGTTAACGCGCTGTTTACCATCACTTCCAGGCGAACACGGGCTGTTCCAGCTCGGTGACGCGGGTGTGCCGCCCCGCCAGCACCTCGCGGAACTGGTAGATCAGGGCAGCCGTCGGCGCGTGGATCAGGCTCATCTGGTGATGGAAGCGGATCACGCGGCGGGCGCTTTCGGGGATCGCGGTGAAATCGAACGCCCCGTCGCGCTCGATGGTGTCGAGCGCGATGCGATGGACGGAAGCGACCTCGTCCGGGTTCGGCTTGATCGGGGCACTGTCGGCTGCCCAGACCACGACCGGCGTGATCAGATAGCCGGAGCGGGTCGGATAATCGTCGAGCAGGCCGAGCACCGCGTCGGCCGAGAGCTTGAGCGCGAGTTCCTCGTCGAGCTCGCGCAGCGCGGCCTCGACCGGCGTCTCGCCGGCATCGCAGCGTCCGCCGGGCAGCGCCCATTGGCCGCGATGCGCACGCAGGTGCGAGGCGCGCCTGGTGAGCAGGAAGGCCGTGTCGTCGCCGTCACTGGATTCTGTCAGCGCCAGAACCACAGCGGCGCGCTTCAGCGCCGATGGCTCGGCCTCCGCGGGCAGCCGCGCGAAGGAGGCGCAGGCGGCTTCGATATTCCGTCTGGTGGCATCGCCGAAAGGTCTCATGATGCTTGACTACACCAGGACCGCATCTGATGAAACGAGGAGAGACAGCGTTGCAGGGATGGACGGAGAGATGACGAGCAAGGCCGCCGCAAGGCTGAAATCGGAGGGCTGGAGCATTCTGGAGACCACCGGCTTCGTGCACCTGATCGGCCCGTTGTGGCAGCGCAAGGGCGACGGCCAATACGAATTCGCGCTCGCGACCGAAGACAAGCATCACAACCGCCGCGGCATGGTCCAGGGCGGCGTGATGATGACCTTCGCCGACCGCACCTGTGGCATGACCGCCCGTTACGTCTCCGGCAAGGAGTACATGGCGACGGTGCAGCTCGACACCCATTTCGTCGAGGCCGGCCAGATCGGCGACATCCTGATCTCCCGCCCGCGCGTGGTGCGCTCGACCCGCAGCCTGATCTTCATGAGCACGGAGGTGACGGTCGATGACCGCTGCATCGTGATGGCGAACGGCGTGTTCAAGATCTTGAAGGGGCCGGGGTAGCGGGCGGCTGCCCGCAGCCGACCACACCCTTCGCTGCGCTCGCAATGACGGGCGTTGCTGGCTATGCTGCTCCCACGAAGAAGCAGCAAGGATAGCCCATGCAATACCGTCAGCTCGGCCGCAGCGGCCTGAAAGTGTCGCCGATTTGCCTGGGCACCATGATGTTCGGCGGACCGACGGATGAAGCCGCGTCAAAGCTCATCATCGACAAGGTGCGCGGCGCCGGCATCAACTTCATCGACACGGCCGACGCCTATTCGAAGGGCGGCTCCGAGGAAGTCGTGGGCCGCGCCATCGCCGGCAACCGCCACGCCTGGGTCCTTGCCACTAAGCTCGCAAATCCCATGGGTGACGATCCCAATCGCGGCGGGCTGTCGCGGCGCTGGGTGCTGCAGGCCGCCGACGAGAGCCTGAAGCGGCTCGGCACAGATCACATCGACATCTACTATCTGCACAAGGAGGACCACGCGACGCCGCTGGAGGAAACGGTGCGCGCGATGGGCGATCTGATCCGCGCGGGCAAGGTGCGCTATTTCGGCGTCTCGAACTACCGCGCCTGGCGCGTCGCCGAGATCTGCAACATCTGCGACCGCCTCGGCATTGACCGGCCGGCGGTGAGCCAACCCTATTACAACGCCATGAACCGCATGCCGGAGGTCGAGCACTTTCCGGCCTGCTCCTACTACGGCCTCGGCATCGTCCCCTACAGCCCGCTGGCGCGCGGCGTGCTCACCGGCAAGTACAAGGTGGATGCGGCTCCCGACAAGGAGACCCGCGCCGGCCGCAACGACACCCGCATGATGCAGACCGAATGGCGGCCCGAATCGCTGCGGCTCGCGCAGGAGATCAAGGCGCACGCCGAGAAGAACGGCATCACCGCAGGCCAGTTCGCGGTCGCCTGGGTGCTCAACTCCGCCTTCGTTTCGTCGGTGATCGCCGGCCCCCGCACCGAGGAGCAATGGGACGGCTACATCGGCGCGCTCGACTATCGCTTCACTGCGGAGGACGAGGCGCTGATCGACCGCCTGGTCGTGCCGGGCCATCCCTCGACGCCGGGCTACAACGATCCCGCCTATCCGATCGAAGGCCGCCGCGCACGGACGGCGTGAACTTTCGGGGACGACGATGGCACACGAAGACCGCTACGGCCTGCCGCTCTCAACTGCATCCGATGCGGCGGCCGGCGCCTATCGCGACGGCGTCGACCTCATGCTCGCGGGCTGGACCGGCACGGCGGAGACGCTGGAGCGCGCGATTGCGGCCGACCCCGACTTCGCGCTGGCCCATATCGCCCGCGCCCGCGTGCACGCCTTCTACCAGCAGGGCGATCTGGCACGGCAGAAGGCGGCGCTCGCGCGTGAGCTGGTCACCAGGCGCGGCACGGAGCGCGAGCGCGCGCATGTCGAGACGCTGGCGTTGGCGATCGAAGGCCGGCTGCCGGACGCGATCGCATCGACCCTGAAGCACATCGAGAGCTGGCCGCGCGATGCCTTGGTGCTGTCGCTGCCGCTCGGCGCGTTCGGCCTGTTCGCCTTCTCCGGCATGGCGGACCACGACCGCGCGCGGCACGAGCTGTGCGAACGCGTCGCGCAGCACTATGGCGAGGACTGGTGGTTTCTCACCATGGCCGGCTGGGCAATGACCGAGAACGGCGACGTCGCGCGCGGCCGCGCCGTCACCGAGCGCGGCTTCGGCCTCCGCCGAGCCAATGCCCATGCCGCGCACGCGGTGCTGCATGCGATGTTCGAGGACGGCTCGATCGAGGCGGCCGATCGCCTCGTCGACGACTGGATACCGGGCTATGACCGCGCCGGCATCCTGCACGGCCATATCCGCTGGCACCAGGCGCTCGGTGCGCTCGAGCATGGCGATGCGGCCCGCGCGCTGTCGATCTATGCCGACGTGCTCCAGCCGTCGGTCACGCAGGCGCCGCCGCTCAACGTCATCACCGACGCCGCCTCGCTGCTGTGGCGCCTCTCGGCTTATGGCCACAGCGTGCCGAGGGCGCTGTGGCTCGAGGCCGACGCCGCCGCGCAAAAGCTGTTTCCGAAGTCCAGCCTATCCTTTGCCGACGTCCACATGGCGCTGTTCTCGGCGGCGACGCAAAACCGCGAAGCGCTCGCCGCGCGGCTTGCAACCATCGAGCAGCGGCTCGCCGAGGGCAAGCTGCCGGCCGGCGCCGTCGTGCCCGCGATCTTCCGCGCGCTCGCAGCTTTCGCGGACGAGGATTACGCCTCATGCGTGCAGATGCTCGCGCCTGTTCTCACAGAGGTCGTGCGGATCGGCGGCAGCCACGCCCAGCGCGAGTTGATCGAAGACACCTACATCGTCGCGCTCATGCGCAGCGGCGAGTTGCCCCGCGCCCGCGCCCTGCTGGACGCCCGCCTGCACCGCCGGCCGTCGCTTCGCGATGCGCGCTGGCAGACGGCGATGGGCTAGCTTTGCCACGAAAAAAACACCAGTCTGACGGCAAGTGCCGGACGGACGGGGTGGGCGATTGGGCGAATCGCCGTTGGGGTGTGACGCGGTGGTATTCCAGACGGGTGTTGCAGAACAAACGGGATCGCAACCAATTTGCGGTTCAATGGTTATGGTGCGGGAGTTCCCCGCCGCCGCGGCCCCCTGGCACACGAGCCTGACCATGCGCCTCCGCCGACCGGTCCTCGCCGTCTTGGCCATCACCTTGGCAAGTCCTTGGGCAAGTCCTTGTTTTGCCGAAACTTCCGAACCGATCCGGGTCAACAATCCGCCGGCGCAGCAGACCGCCTTCATCGACCTGCTGGCGCTGATGTCCGGCCATTGCAAGACGTTCAAGGTTGCCGGCCGCACCCTCGCCTGCAAGACGGTGGCCTATGCCCATGGCGACACGGGCCGGGTCAATTTCGCAGTTGCGGTCGATGATCCCTCTGACGACAGCCACGTCGTGTCGTTCTCCGGCGAGAACGGCAAGCGCGCCGACGACAATTCCTACGAGTTGCCGATCGACCGCATGCTGCTCAACTCCAAGGACCGGCCCAGGGTCGATGGCCTGCCGGTGCCGGCCGAGCAGACCTCCACCGGTGTCTGCCGCCAGACTGGCAACTTCGCGGCCAGGAAGGTGAACGACGTGACCTGCTCGGCGACCGACAACGAAGGCCGCCGGTATGAACTGCTGTTCGTCTCCGACGGTACGCCGGTGAGCGTGCGCCGCATCCGGCAGTCGTCGCCCTCGATCCAGGATCCGTTCAAGTAGCGGCACTTCGTCTCGCCCCGCTCAGTCTTGGTGCGAACGCGCTTGCTTCCGTTTTGAAACTCCAGGCCTGGCTTGTATGCTCTGGTGCGCGTCCTCATCGCGGAGGCGCGACTGCAAACGAAGGCGGGGCCGAGAGTCCAGCAACGCGCATGATCACCGGGCTGGTGCGCATCCTGATTGTCTGCCTGCTCGCAAGCCTGTCGTGCGAATGCATCGCCGCCGACAGCAAGCGGCAGCGTTCGATTCTGGTCCTCGAAGAAGCCGATTTTCGCTCGCCGTTCTATTCCGAGATCTTTGCCGGCATCCGCGCCGCCGCAAAGCCGAACGGGGCGAGCCACACCGTGACCTACGGCGAGAGCCTCGATCTCACCCGCTTCCCGGACCCCGGCTACGAAGAGAGTCTGGTCGGCCACTTCAAGACCAAATACGCGCAGCGGCCGATCGACGTCATCGTTTCGATCGGCGTCGCAGCGGCGAAATTCCTCCAGAAGCACAAGCTGGAGATCTGGCCGGCCGCGCCCGTCGTCTACGGCTTCGTCCCCGATCTTCCCGAGACGCGCGCGCTGTTCCTGCCCAACTCGACAGCCGTCTTCGCGCGCGTGAGACCGGCGCAGCTGCTGACTGCAGCGCGCGCCGTCGTTCCCGATCTCAACCGTGTCGTGCTCGTCGGCGAGGCCTGGAAGAATCCGCTGACATACGGACACTGGAAGCAGGATTTCGCGGCCGCCATGCCCGACCTCGAAATCACCGATCTGTCCGGCGCCGTGCTGCGCGAGGTCCGCGATCGCGTCGCCTCCCTACCTGCCCGCTCCGCGATCCTGACCTCGGCGATGTATTCGGACGGCGAAGGCACCTATTATTCCCCGACCTCGGCGCTCGCGCGCGTCGCCGAACGTGCCAACCGCCCGATCATCATCACGTCCGATACGTTCCTCGGGCGGTCGGGCGTGGGCGGCTTCCTGCTGCTGCCGGAGACGATCGGACGGGAAGCCGGCCAATTGGCGATGCGTATCCTCGACGGCGAAGCGCCGTCGAGGATCGTCCCCTTCGGCGGGGGCAACGTGAAGCCGATCTTCGACTGGCGGCAGCTGAAGCGCTGGAACGTGGACGAAGCCAATCTGCCCCCCGGCAGCGAAGTGCGCTTCCGTGAACCGACCTTCTGGGAGCAGTATCACTGGCACGTCACCGGCGTCGCGAGCGTCGTTCTGCTGCAGGCGCTGTTGATCGCCATTCTGCTGCGCGAGCGCCGCCTGCGCTTCGTGGCCGAGGTCGAAGCGCGGCAGCGCATGTCGGAGCTCGCCCACATGAATCGCCGCGCCACCGCGGGCGAGATGTCCGCCTCGCTCGCCCACGAGCTGACCCAGCCGCTCGCTGCCATCATGATCAATGCCGAGACGGCCCAACAGATATTGCGCAATCCGGCTCCCGATCTCGGCGAGATCGGGGACATATTGGACCACATTCGCCGGGACGATCAGCGCGCTGCCGAGGTCATCAGCCGGCTGCGCGCGTTCCTGAAACGGGACCCGACCGAACGGCGCGAGCTCGACCTCAATGCGATGGTCGGCGAGGTATTTCGATTCCTCTCCGTGCAGGCGCTGACGCACGACGTCGAGCTCGTGACGGAACCCTCGCCCAAGGATATCCGCGTCAAGGGCGACAAGGTCCAGCTCCAGCAGGCCATTCTGAATCTCGTCGTGAACGGCATCGATGCGGTAGCCCATCTTCCGGACAAGCGGCGCCGCATCGTCGGGCGAACCAGTCTCGCTGGCAATGTGGCCCTCGTCTCCGTCGCCGATGCCGGTGAGGGGATCCTCGCAGAGAAGGTCGCGGAGATCTTCAAGCCGTTCTTCACGACCAAGGCGCAAGGCATGGGCATTGGCCTGTCGATCGCCCATACGATCGTCGAGGCGCATGGCGGGCGGGTCTGGGCGGAGAACGCGCCGTCAGGAGGCGCGGTCTTTCATGTCCCCCTGCCGCTGGCGCCGCCTCGATAGCTTCTATCGCAGGCGCCAGTGACGCCGCGACCCGGCATCACGCGAACGCCTTCTCCAGCGTGGCGAAAATAACCGCGAGCGACTTGTCGTGCCGCGTCACCGGCGGCACCGGGCGATCGATCTTCATCAGCTGATAGACCGCCATCTGCGCCGCACGCACCGAATATTCGACGGTGAACACGACGTCGTCGGGGATTTCGACGAACTGGCTGACGAAGGCGAGGTTGACCGAATTCTTCGGCACCGGCAGCGGCCGGTCGGCCAGATGGCGCGGCATGAACATGCTGGTGATGTAGGGCATGCGGCAGGGGATGCAGATCGCATCCTCGAACACCGCGGAATCGAAGTTCAGGTGACCGCACAATTCCTTCAGGATGTCCGCGCCGCCGCAATCGGACATCGGCTTTCCGACGAAGTTGCCGACGCGGTCGGGATGCAGCGCATAGCCCCAGAACACCTGCACGTTCTTCGGCTGTCCCACGAAATGCGGCTGATGATAGAGCACGACCGACATCAGCCAGTTGGAATCCTTGAACGTCACCAGGCCGCCCGTGCCGGCCTTGTTGCCGGAGAACGCCTCCATCCGGTCGAAGAAGAGCGGATCGCGGCAGGTGACGGTGAAGGACAGCCAATAGGATTCGGGGATAGAACTGTTGAAGGCGGCGGGATTGCCGAATTCGGGTCGTCCCTCCGCGATGGTCTCCCACAGCGCCCAGCCCTGACTGTCTTTCTTGGTCAGGCGCGGCGGCGGCTCGGTCATCGAGCCGAGGCTCGAGGCATCCGTCATCGAGCCGTTCTGGAAGAACACGAGATCGTCGTCCTCGAGCCGGACGTTGGCGATGCGGCCGTCGCGATCGAGCACGAGCTGGCGCACCCGCAAGCGCCCGTCCTCGCTTTCGATCGCCATGTCGGTGACGCGCGTGCCGCGCACGAACTGCACGCCCTGCCGCTTCAGCCAGTCGGCGAGCGGCCGCACGATCGCGTCATATTGATTGTAGACGGTGCGCTTGACGCCGCCGAGCGTCTCGATGCGTGGAAACTCGCTCATGAAGCGGTGCAAATAACGCTTCAGCTCGACCGCGCTGTGCCAGGGCTGAAACGCGAATGTGGTCTGCCACATGTACCAGAAATTGGACTCGAAGAAGCTCGGCGAGAGCCAGTCGGTGATGCGGCTGTTGCCGAGGCTCTCCTCCGACGCCTCGGTTAGCCGCAGCAGCTCCAGCCGGTCCCGCGCGGAAAAGCCCATATGAGAGACGTCGATCTTGAAGCGGTTGCGGTCGACCAGCCGCGCCTGCGAATGCGCCGGGTTCTCCAGATTGAACGCGATGGTCTCGTCGCGCACGCTGAGGCCCGGATGATCGAGCGAGGGAATGCTGGAGAGCAGATCCCAGGTGCATTCGTAATGGTCGGTGGTGAGCATGCGCCCGC encodes the following:
- a CDS encoding tetratricopeptide repeat protein — encoded protein: MAHEDRYGLPLSTASDAAAGAYRDGVDLMLAGWTGTAETLERAIAADPDFALAHIARARVHAFYQQGDLARQKAALARELVTRRGTERERAHVETLALAIEGRLPDAIASTLKHIESWPRDALVLSLPLGAFGLFAFSGMADHDRARHELCERVAQHYGEDWWFLTMAGWAMTENGDVARGRAVTERGFGLRRANAHAAHAVLHAMFEDGSIEAADRLVDDWIPGYDRAGILHGHIRWHQALGALEHGDAARALSIYADVLQPSVTQAPPLNVITDAASLLWRLSAYGHSVPRALWLEADAAAQKLFPKSSLSFADVHMALFSAATQNREALAARLATIEQRLAEGKLPAGAVVPAIFRALAAFADEDYASCVQMLAPVLTEVVRIGGSHAQRELIEDTYIVALMRSGELPRARALLDARLHRRPSLRDARWQTAMG
- a CDS encoding sensor histidine kinase is translated as MITGLVRILIVCLLASLSCECIAADSKRQRSILVLEEADFRSPFYSEIFAGIRAAAKPNGASHTVTYGESLDLTRFPDPGYEESLVGHFKTKYAQRPIDVIVSIGVAAAKFLQKHKLEIWPAAPVVYGFVPDLPETRALFLPNSTAVFARVRPAQLLTAARAVVPDLNRVVLVGEAWKNPLTYGHWKQDFAAAMPDLEITDLSGAVLREVRDRVASLPARSAILTSAMYSDGEGTYYSPTSALARVAERANRPIIITSDTFLGRSGVGGFLLLPETIGREAGQLAMRILDGEAPSRIVPFGGGNVKPIFDWRQLKRWNVDEANLPPGSEVRFREPTFWEQYHWHVTGVASVVLLQALLIAILLRERRLRFVAEVEARQRMSELAHMNRRATAGEMSASLAHELTQPLAAIMINAETAQQILRNPAPDLGEIGDILDHIRRDDQRAAEVISRLRAFLKRDPTERRELDLNAMVGEVFRFLSVQALTHDVELVTEPSPKDIRVKGDKVQLQQAILNLVVNGIDAVAHLPDKRRRIVGRTSLAGNVALVSVADAGEGILAEKVAEIFKPFFTTKAQGMGIGLSIAHTIVEAHGGRVWAENAPSGGAVFHVPLPLAPPR
- a CDS encoding oleate hydratase; this encodes MKAYFIGGGIGSLAGAAFLIRDAQQAGRDIVIYEAQPLVGGSLDGALLANGAYSLRGGRMLTTDHYECTWDLLSSIPSLDHPGLSVRDETIAFNLENPAHSQARLVDRNRFKIDVSHMGFSARDRLELLRLTEASEESLGNSRITDWLSPSFFESNFWYMWQTTFAFQPWHSAVELKRYLHRFMSEFPRIETLGGVKRTVYNQYDAIVRPLADWLKRQGVQFVRGTRVTDMAIESEDGRLRVRQLVLDRDGRIANVRLEDDDLVFFQNGSMTDASSLGSMTEPPPRLTKKDSQGWALWETIAEGRPEFGNPAAFNSSIPESYWLSFTVTCRDPLFFDRMEAFSGNKAGTGGLVTFKDSNWLMSVVLYHQPHFVGQPKNVQVFWGYALHPDRVGNFVGKPMSDCGGADILKELCGHLNFDSAVFEDAICIPCRMPYITSMFMPRHLADRPLPVPKNSVNLAFVSQFVEIPDDVVFTVEYSVRAAQMAVYQLMKIDRPVPPVTRHDKSLAVIFATLEKAFA